Genomic DNA from Corallococcus macrosporus:
GGTCCTCCTGCACCGCGTGGATGGACGAGCGGATGAACCGCGCGTTGTCCGTGACCGTCTCCACCTGCACGCCGGCGGGCAGCGTCTTGTTGATCTCCGCCAGCGACTCCTGCACCAGGTCCGCCACCTGCACCGTGTTGGAGCCGGACTGCTTGCGCACCACCAGCGCCACCGCGCTGCGCTCGCCGCTCTTCGCGCCGGAGCGCTGCTCGGCGGGACCGTCCACCACCTCCGCGATGTCGCGCACGCGCACCGGCGCGCCGCCAGAGCTGGTGATGATGATGTTGCGGATGTCCTCCACGCTCTTGGCTTCGGAGGTCAGGCGCACCACGCGCTCACGGCCGCTGTCCATGCTGCGGCCGCCGGGGACGTCCAGGCTCTGGGCCTTGAGCGCCTGGCTGACGTCGCTGATGGCCAGACCGAAGCCGCGCAGGCGGTTCGGATCCACCACCAGCTGGATCTCCCGCTCACGGCCACCGACGATGTCGATGCTGCCCACGCCCGGGTTGCGCTGGAGCGCCGGCTTCACGATGTCGTCCGCGACGCGCGTCAGCTCCTCCACGGGCAGGGCGCCCGCGAGCGCCAGCGTGATGATGGGGGCGGCGCCGATGTCGAACTTCTCGACGACGGGCGTCTCCACCTCATCCGGCAGCTTGGAGAGCGTGGCCTGGACGCGGTCGCGCACGTCCTGCGCCGCGATGTCCACCTTGGTGGACAGCTTGAACTGCACGACGATCTGCGAAACGCTCTCCAGGTTGATGGACTTGAGCGTGTCCACGCCGTTGAGCGTGTTGAGCGCCTCCTCCAGCGGGTCGGAGACGTTCTTCTCCATGGACTCCGGGTCCGCGCCCGGGAGGACGGTCGTCACGGTGACGACGGGGAAGTCGACGTCGGGGAACTGGTCCACGCCGATCTTCGGATAGGCGAACAGGCCGAACACCACCACCGCCAGCATCAGCATGGCGGTGAAGATGGGCCGTGAAATGAAGGTCTTGAGCATTCAGATACCCAGGAAAGAAGAGGGGAGGGAGGACCGCTACTGCGCGACGCGCACGGCGGTCCCTTCCTTGACGTTCAGCGAGGCGTCGGCGAGCACGCGCTCTTCCGCCGTCAGGCCCTGCAGCACCTTCACGTAGCCGGGCAGCACGCGCTGCACGCGCACGTCGCGCTTGCGCACGGTGCCGTCCTGCACCACCCACACGAAGCCGTCCTGGCCCTTGCTGCTGACGGCCTGCGCCGGCAGGAACAGGCCGTTGCCCGCGTCACCCGCCGCCTTGGAGAAGTCCATCTCCACCAGCGCGCCGGGGCGCAGCGGGTGCTCCGTCTTGCCCGTCACGTCCGCCAGCACCTCCACGGTGCGGCTCTGCGCGTCGATGACGGCGCCCACGTTGGCCACCTTCGCCTCGAAGCGCATGCCGCTGGGGTTCACGGTGCCCGGCGTCACGGTGCCCGGCGTCACGTTGTCGATGACGGACTCCGGCACCAGCATCCGGATCTCCAGCCCGTCCGTGTCCACGATGCCGAAGACCGGGGTGGAGGGCGTCATCGCCACGGAGTCACCCACGTTCTTGTTGCGCGCGGTGATGATGCCGTTGAAGGGCGCCACGATGGAGTGGTCCCTCAGGTTCTCCACCGCCAGCCGGTACGCCGCGCCGGCCTGGGCCGCCTGGGCCGCCGCCTGCTTCTGGCCGATCTCCGCCTGCTCCAGGGTGTTCGCCGCGACGCCGCCGGACTCGGCCACCTTGCGCATGCGCTCCAGGTTGCTGGAGGCCAGCTGCAGGGCGGCCTCCGCCATGTCCTTGGCCGCCTTCGCCTGATCCACCGCGATGCTCACGTTGGACGTGTCCAACTGCGCCAGCACGTCGCCCTTCTTCACCTTGTCGCCCACCCGGACGTTCACCTTCGCGAGCGTGCCGGTCGCCTGGGGACCCAGGACGGCCTCCTGCTTGGAGCGCACCTGGCCGGTGACGCGCGTCACGTTCTGCTCCAGCTCCGTGGCCGGGGTGATGGCCTTCACGCCCAGTGCGGTGGAGCCTTCCTGCTGAGCCGGAAGCTGCGCCTTCTCCGCGCCCGCCTTCGAGCACCCCGCCGTCGACACC
This window encodes:
- a CDS encoding efflux RND transporter periplasmic adaptor subunit — translated: MNQRILAAVVAVAVSTAGCSKAGAEKAQLPAQQEGSTALGVKAITPATELEQNVTRVTGQVRSKQEAVLGPQATGTLAKVNVRVGDKVKKGDVLAQLDTSNVSIAVDQAKAAKDMAEAALQLASSNLERMRKVAESGGVAANTLEQAEIGQKQAAAQAAQAGAAYRLAVENLRDHSIVAPFNGIITARNKNVGDSVAMTPSTPVFGIVDTDGLEIRMLVPESVIDNVTPGTVTPGTVNPSGMRFEAKVANVGAVIDAQSRTVEVLADVTGKTEHPLRPGALVEMDFSKAAGDAGNGLFLPAQAVSSKGQDGFVWVVQDGTVRKRDVRVQRVLPGYVKVLQGLTAEERVLADASLNVKEGTAVRVAQ